A region from the Streptomyces lydicus genome encodes:
- a CDS encoding pentapeptide repeat-containing protein, protein MRVVRRPEVRLPELAAYDGGELEAEGDYDGLEFADADWAGQSARGARFLDCALRRCALDETVLSRARIIDSVLSGVRGVGTDLSQASLRDVEVSDARLGGTQLHGAVLQRVVVRGGKIDFPNLRKAKLRDVAFEGCVLVEADFAGAELERVTFDDCTLTQADFSGARMKDVDLRGAAALDIARGIDRLSGAVISASQLLDLAPAFAAQIGVRVE, encoded by the coding sequence GTGCGGGTGGTGCGGCGGCCCGAGGTGCGGTTGCCGGAGCTGGCGGCGTACGACGGCGGGGAGCTGGAGGCCGAGGGGGATTACGACGGGCTGGAGTTCGCGGACGCCGACTGGGCCGGACAGTCGGCGCGCGGCGCGCGCTTCCTGGACTGTGCGCTGCGGCGCTGCGCGCTCGACGAGACCGTGCTCAGCCGGGCACGGATCATCGACAGCGTGCTGAGCGGCGTACGCGGCGTCGGCACGGACCTCTCCCAGGCGTCCCTGCGCGATGTGGAGGTGTCGGACGCCCGGCTCGGCGGGACCCAGCTGCACGGTGCGGTGCTGCAGCGCGTCGTGGTGCGCGGCGGGAAGATCGATTTCCCGAATCTGCGGAAGGCGAAGCTGCGGGATGTCGCCTTCGAGGGCTGTGTGCTGGTCGAGGCGGACTTCGCGGGGGCGGAGCTGGAGCGGGTGACGTTCGACGACTGCACGCTGACGCAGGCGGATTTCTCCGGGGCGCGGATGAAGGACGTCGATCTGCGGGGTGCGGCCGCGCTGGATATCGCCCGGGGCATCGACCGGCTGTCGGGTGCGGTGATCAGCGCGTCCCAACTGCTCGATCTGGCCCCGGCGTTCGCGGCCCAGATAGGGGTGCGGGTGGAGTGA
- a CDS encoding aminopeptidase P family protein, giving the protein MTHEDYERRMDRAGRAAADAGLAGLIVTPGPDLVWLCGYRPPAATERLTALVIEPGRRSRLLVPVLEHPDAERSPGAPAMEVSGWTDGSKPYAEVAKWVDPQGRYGVSDGTWALHLLGLQRCLPGTAYTALTEALPMLRAVKDAHEVARLAAAGAAADATYEEILGVRFGGRREREVAADLARLLTEHGHSQVDFTVVGSGPNGANPHHEAGERVIEDGDMVVLDFGGLKDGYGSDTSRTVHVGQPGAEERKVHDIVREAQQAAFEAVRPGVACQDIDRVARKVIKAAGYGEYFIHRTGHGIGVTTHEPPYLVEGEHLPLVPGMCFSIEPGIYLPGRFGVRIEDIVTCTESGGRRLNGTAREMAVVR; this is encoded by the coding sequence ATGACGCACGAGGACTACGAGCGGCGGATGGACCGGGCGGGCCGGGCCGCCGCCGATGCCGGGCTGGCCGGGCTGATCGTGACGCCGGGTCCGGATCTGGTGTGGCTGTGCGGCTACCGCCCGCCCGCGGCCACCGAGCGGCTGACCGCCCTGGTGATCGAGCCGGGGCGGCGCTCGCGGCTGCTGGTGCCCGTATTGGAGCATCCGGACGCGGAGCGCTCGCCCGGGGCCCCGGCGATGGAGGTGTCGGGGTGGACCGACGGGTCAAAGCCGTACGCGGAGGTTGCCAAGTGGGTGGATCCGCAGGGGCGTTACGGGGTGTCCGACGGGACGTGGGCATTGCATCTGCTGGGGCTGCAGCGGTGTCTGCCGGGGACCGCCTACACGGCCCTGACGGAGGCGCTGCCGATGCTGCGCGCGGTCAAGGACGCCCATGAGGTGGCGCGGCTGGCCGCGGCCGGCGCCGCCGCGGATGCGACGTACGAGGAGATCCTGGGGGTGCGCTTCGGCGGCCGGCGGGAGCGGGAGGTGGCGGCGGACCTGGCGCGGCTGCTGACCGAGCACGGGCACAGCCAGGTGGACTTCACGGTCGTCGGGTCGGGCCCCAACGGTGCCAATCCGCACCACGAGGCCGGGGAACGGGTCATCGAGGACGGCGACATGGTCGTGCTCGACTTCGGCGGCCTCAAGGACGGGTACGGTTCGGACACCTCGCGGACCGTGCACGTCGGGCAGCCGGGCGCCGAGGAGCGCAAGGTGCACGACATCGTGCGGGAGGCGCAGCAGGCGGCGTTCGAGGCGGTGCGGCCGGGCGTCGCGTGCCAGGACATCGACCGGGTGGCCAGGAAGGTCATCAAGGCCGCCGGGTACGGCGAGTACTTCATCCACCGCACCGGCCACGGCATCGGGGTCACCACGCACGAGCCGCCGTATCTGGTGGAGGGCGAGCATCTGCCGCTGGTGCCCGGGATGTGCTTCTCGATCGAGCCGGGGATCTATCTGCCGGGGCGGTTCGGGGTCCGTATCGAGGACATCGTGACGTGTACGGAGTCGGGCGGGCGGCGGCTGAACGGGACGGCCAGGGAGATGGCGGTGGTGCGGTAG
- a CDS encoding NAD(P)/FAD-dependent oxidoreductase produces the protein MPEKERIVVVGASAAGLTTAEALRREGFTGTLTMVGEEPRVPYDRPPLSKQVLAGAREPETTVLRQDADLGRLKAELRLGCRAAGVDTAARTVTLEDGDRLRYDGLVIATGLRPRRLPFGHDLAGVHVLRTLDDALTLRAQLLGGPRVVVIGAGFLGSEIAATARGLGLDVTLVDIAPTPLAGQVGPWVGNLVAGLHQDHGVRLRMGRGVAGLTGGNGRVTEVVLDDGARLPADVVVVAIGSVPATDWLTDSTIPLGDGVLCDSHCRVAPGVYAAGDVANWPDPVTGGRVRLEQRTNATTQALAVARNLLARPEDAVPYAPVPFGWTDQYDAKIQFHGRCPADARVTCVEGDPRTGRFVALYQEGGRVVGVLGWNSARALHAYRGRIGERVPE, from the coding sequence GTGCCCGAGAAGGAACGGATCGTCGTGGTGGGCGCCTCGGCCGCGGGGCTCACCACGGCCGAGGCCCTGCGCCGCGAGGGTTTCACCGGGACGCTGACCATGGTCGGCGAGGAACCCCGGGTGCCCTACGACCGGCCGCCGCTGTCCAAGCAGGTCCTGGCCGGTGCGCGGGAACCGGAGACGACCGTGCTGCGCCAGGACGCCGACCTCGGGCGCCTGAAGGCCGAACTGCGCCTGGGCTGCCGGGCGGCCGGCGTGGACACGGCGGCCCGCACCGTCACCCTGGAGGACGGGGACCGGCTGCGCTACGACGGCCTGGTCATCGCGACCGGGCTGCGCCCCCGTCGGCTGCCCTTCGGCCACGACCTGGCCGGGGTGCACGTACTGCGCACGCTCGACGACGCCCTGACGCTGCGTGCGCAGTTGCTGGGCGGCCCGCGGGTCGTGGTGATCGGCGCTGGATTCCTCGGCAGCGAGATCGCCGCCACCGCACGGGGGCTGGGACTGGACGTCACTCTCGTCGATATCGCGCCCACCCCGCTGGCCGGGCAGGTCGGCCCCTGGGTGGGGAACTTGGTGGCCGGTCTGCACCAGGATCACGGGGTCCGGCTGCGGATGGGCCGCGGCGTCGCCGGCCTGACCGGCGGGAACGGCCGGGTCACCGAGGTGGTGCTCGACGACGGCGCCCGGCTCCCCGCCGATGTGGTCGTGGTCGCGATCGGCTCGGTGCCGGCCACCGACTGGCTGACGGACTCCACGATCCCCCTGGGCGACGGGGTGCTCTGCGACAGCCACTGCCGCGTCGCCCCCGGGGTCTACGCGGCAGGAGACGTCGCCAACTGGCCGGACCCGGTCACCGGCGGCCGCGTCCGCCTCGAACAGCGCACCAACGCCACCACCCAGGCCCTCGCCGTCGCCAGGAACCTCCTCGCCAGGCCTGAGGACGCGGTGCCCTACGCGCCGGTGCCGTTCGGCTGGACCGACCAGTACGACGCCAAGATCCAGTTCCACGGCCGGTGTCCCGCGGATGCCCGGGTCACCTGTGTCGAGGGCGATCCGCGGACGGGCAGGTTCGTCGCGCTCTACCAGGAGGGCGGCCGCGTGGTGGGCGTACTCGGCTGGAACAGCGCACGCGCCCTGCACGCGTACCGCGGTCGCATCGGCGAGCGGGTGCCGGAGTGA
- a CDS encoding ferredoxin, whose protein sequence is MKVIIDEDKCVGAGQCVLAADQVFDQREDDGIVVLLDALPPEEQHSAVEDAAARCPALAIEVLK, encoded by the coding sequence ATGAAGGTCATCATCGACGAGGACAAGTGCGTCGGCGCGGGCCAGTGCGTGCTGGCCGCTGACCAGGTCTTCGACCAGCGGGAGGACGACGGCATCGTCGTCCTCCTGGACGCCCTGCCGCCCGAGGAGCAGCACTCCGCGGTGGAGGACGCCGCGGCCCGTTGCCCGGCGCTGGCCATCGAGGTGCTGAAGTAG
- a CDS encoding cytochrome P450 — protein MTDTQPTTRPRPDTRTQPTQRTCPFSPPEGYRTLREEAPITPVTFPDGTDGWLVSRHADVRTVLADQRFGANRRPARTDAFAPTGTPVPPPPPGMFIMMDGPEHTRIRRLLTGQFTVRRMRQLAPAVERIVAEHLDAMASAEQPVDLLRDFALPIPSLVICELLGVPYADRADFQRNSGNMLRLDASQEQVQQAHLAMNQHIHELVQAKRAHPTDDILSGLVQDGRLSDEEMAGVGALLLLAGHETTANMIALGTMCLLHHPDQLAALRADASLWDNAVEELLRYLTIIQFGLRRVVREDLELDGHRIEAGTTVLASLTSGNRDADQFTGDPDQLDVQRPYSPHLAFGHGAHQCIGQQLARVEMKAALSALFDRFPSLRLAVPAKEVPMRDDMLIYGVHALPVTW, from the coding sequence ATGACCGACACCCAGCCCACTACCCGGCCCCGGCCCGACACCCGGACCCAGCCCACCCAGCGGACCTGCCCGTTCAGCCCGCCCGAGGGGTACCGGACGCTGCGTGAAGAGGCCCCGATCACGCCGGTGACCTTCCCGGACGGGACGGACGGGTGGCTGGTCAGCCGGCACGCCGACGTACGGACGGTGCTGGCCGACCAGCGGTTCGGCGCGAACCGCCGGCCCGCGCGCACCGACGCCTTCGCGCCCACCGGCACACCGGTGCCGCCGCCCCCGCCGGGGATGTTCATCATGATGGACGGCCCGGAGCACACCCGGATCCGCCGGCTGCTCACCGGCCAGTTCACGGTGCGCCGGATGCGGCAGCTGGCACCCGCGGTGGAACGGATCGTCGCCGAGCACCTGGACGCCATGGCGTCCGCCGAGCAGCCGGTCGACCTCCTCCGGGACTTCGCCCTGCCCATCCCCTCGCTGGTGATCTGCGAGCTGCTGGGGGTGCCGTACGCGGACCGTGCGGACTTCCAGCGGAATTCGGGCAACATGCTCCGGCTGGACGCCAGTCAGGAGCAGGTCCAGCAGGCGCACCTGGCGATGAACCAGCACATCCACGAACTGGTCCAGGCCAAGCGTGCCCACCCCACCGACGACATCCTCAGCGGCCTGGTGCAGGACGGCCGGCTCAGCGACGAGGAAATGGCGGGCGTCGGCGCGCTGTTGCTGCTCGCCGGGCACGAGACGACGGCGAACATGATCGCGCTGGGCACCATGTGCCTGCTGCACCACCCCGACCAGCTGGCGGCGCTGCGCGCGGACGCCTCGCTCTGGGACAACGCCGTCGAGGAACTGCTCCGCTACCTGACGATCATCCAGTTCGGTCTGCGCCGTGTGGTGCGCGAGGACCTGGAGCTGGACGGCCACCGCATCGAGGCCGGCACCACGGTGCTCGCCTCCCTGACCTCGGGAAACCGCGACGCCGACCAGTTCACCGGCGACCCCGACCAGTTGGACGTGCAGCGGCCCTACAGCCCGCACCTGGCCTTCGGGCACGGCGCCCACCAGTGCATCGGCCAGCAGCTGGCCCGGGTGGAGATGAAGGCCGCGCTGTCCGCCCTCTTCGACCGGTTCCCCTCCCTGCGGCTGGCCGTACCGGCGAAGGAGGTGCCGATGCGCGACGACATGCTCATCTACGGCGTCCACGCGCTGCCCGTGACCTGGTAG
- a CDS encoding DUF3159 domain-containing protein codes for MDPAAQEEAGGVDAVRTAVRSRLRGTVIDIAPVFGFTLTFALTHRLGIALTLAFTAGAGAFVHRLVRREPVGRALAILGLVCVQGALAARTGQATSFFLPHLVLHCAMAVAAPVLILLGWPPLGVMVGLVTGERTAWRRCAVRRRAFARGSLVLFTGNVLMLTVQLPLFLSGQAVALGSVDVFGPLVFALGALLGWRVYLRALGGHRCDAGLRADGDVSAEAYLSADADLNAGPARPAGPARPGDPTHLTHPKHPTHPASPMERTVR; via the coding sequence GTGGACCCTGCCGCACAGGAGGAAGCCGGCGGTGTGGATGCCGTCCGGACCGCAGTGCGGAGCCGGCTGCGCGGCACCGTGATCGATATCGCGCCCGTCTTCGGATTCACCCTGACCTTCGCCCTCACCCACCGGCTCGGCATCGCGCTGACGCTCGCCTTCACGGCCGGGGCCGGGGCCTTCGTCCACCGGCTGGTGCGCAGGGAGCCCGTGGGGCGTGCGCTGGCGATCCTCGGCCTCGTCTGTGTCCAGGGCGCGTTGGCCGCACGGACCGGGCAGGCCACCAGCTTCTTCCTCCCGCACCTGGTGCTGCACTGCGCGATGGCCGTGGCGGCACCGGTGCTGATCCTCCTCGGATGGCCGCCGCTGGGGGTGATGGTGGGGCTGGTCACGGGCGAGCGGACGGCGTGGCGCCGCTGCGCGGTGCGCCGCCGGGCCTTCGCCAGGGGCAGCCTCGTCCTCTTCACGGGGAACGTCCTGATGCTGACCGTCCAGCTCCCGCTGTTCCTGTCCGGCCAGGCCGTCGCCCTCGGCTCGGTCGATGTCTTCGGGCCACTCGTCTTCGCGCTCGGCGCCCTGCTGGGCTGGCGGGTCTATCTGCGCGCCCTCGGTGGCCACCGCTGCGATGCCGGCCTCCGCGCGGACGGCGACGTCAGCGCGGAGGCCTACCTGAGCGCGGACGCCGACCTGAACGCCGGCCCGGCACGCCCCGCCGGCCCGGCACGCCCCGGTGACCCCACACACCTCACACACCCCAAACACCCCACCCACCCGGCATCCCCCATGGAAAGGACCGTCCGATGA
- a CDS encoding response regulator transcription factor, translating into MPSASPTSDAPLPRGTGQRLLVVDDDPRMAELLETTLGLAGYTVATAGCGAQALSAYEAQPPDLLVLDVMLPDMDGFRLCRRLVENGARLPVLFLTARDSVEDRVTGFAMGADDYLTKPFSLPELLARVHALLRRAGRCAEESPLLRFADLSVDERSRRVRRGDRLIALSPTEYKLLRYLLINADQVMSKEQIMDHVWQHRFGAGVVEKLVSRLRAKVDDRSPALIHTMRGFGYSLRLPGGG; encoded by the coding sequence ATGCCCTCCGCCTCGCCGACGAGTGACGCACCGTTGCCCCGGGGGACGGGCCAACGGCTGCTCGTCGTGGATGACGACCCGCGGATGGCGGAGCTGCTGGAGACCACCCTGGGCCTCGCGGGCTACACGGTGGCGACCGCGGGCTGCGGTGCCCAGGCCCTGAGCGCGTACGAGGCGCAGCCCCCGGACCTGCTGGTGCTGGACGTCATGCTGCCCGACATGGACGGTTTCCGCCTGTGCCGGCGGCTGGTGGAGAACGGCGCGCGGCTGCCGGTGCTGTTCCTGACCGCGCGCGATTCCGTCGAGGACCGGGTGACGGGCTTCGCCATGGGCGCGGACGATTACCTCACCAAGCCCTTCAGCCTTCCCGAACTGCTGGCCAGGGTGCACGCCTTGCTGCGGCGGGCCGGCCGGTGCGCGGAGGAGAGCCCGCTGCTGCGCTTCGCCGACCTGAGCGTGGACGAGCGCAGCCGCCGGGTGCGCCGCGGGGACCGGCTGATAGCGCTGTCACCGACCGAGTACAAGCTGCTGCGTTACCTGCTCATCAATGCCGACCAGGTGATGTCGAAAGAGCAGATCATGGACCACGTCTGGCAGCACCGCTTCGGAGCGGGCGTCGTCGAGAAGCTGGTGTCCCGGCTGCGGGCGAAGGTGGACGACCGGTCCCCCGCCCTGATCCACACGATGCGCGGTTTCGGCTACAGCCTGCGCCTGCCCGGAGGCGGCTGA
- a CDS encoding sensor histidine kinase gives MAAAWRGSLRARLMIGVVLLAAGGMVAVNAVSLIGLRLNLIDVADATLAKARTTVQQRLNDQATPVNSAGLNSLIPDGVYVALADDHGKVVAQTPSRDLNGQHRARPDLPSPVPDSFADQPLTLSAKGAPVPRYRVLSFPVGPSATVRPAPGAPPERFSTVVVAKSLQPAEDVVYWLIGADAAATLAALGGIVLLSRGVLRVGLRPLRDMAATATAVADGDIDQRIEVARRHSEVGEVATALNRAFDERQRSEEQLRQFVANASHELRTPLTTIRGWAQLHLHGLAQDPELIERAMTRIEGEAARMHATVEELLLLARLDQGRPLAGAPVNLGTLVEDAVGDARVRDPGKPVAVEVAGEVFACGDEDRLRQVLQNLLGNALRYTPPGTPIAVGARALPGDTVELTVRDQGPGMPPETAERIFERFYRGEESRDPAAGGTGLGLSIVKSIAEAHGGTVTVRTAPGKGSTFTVTLPAPR, from the coding sequence GTGGCCGCCGCCTGGCGCGGCTCCCTGCGGGCACGGCTGATGATCGGGGTCGTCCTGCTGGCGGCCGGGGGCATGGTGGCCGTCAACGCGGTGTCGCTGATCGGGCTGCGCCTCAACCTCATCGATGTCGCCGACGCCACGCTCGCCAAGGCCCGCACCACCGTGCAGCAGCGGCTGAACGACCAGGCGACCCCGGTCAACTCGGCCGGCCTCAACTCCCTCATCCCCGACGGCGTGTACGTCGCGCTGGCCGACGACCACGGCAAGGTGGTCGCCCAGACCCCGTCACGAGACCTCAACGGGCAGCACCGCGCCCGCCCCGACCTGCCGTCGCCGGTCCCGGACAGCTTCGCCGACCAGCCCCTCACCCTGTCGGCGAAGGGAGCACCGGTGCCCCGCTACCGCGTCCTGAGCTTCCCCGTCGGCCCGTCCGCCACGGTCCGGCCCGCGCCCGGCGCACCGCCCGAGCGGTTCAGCACGGTCGTGGTCGCCAAGAGCCTCCAGCCGGCCGAGGACGTCGTCTACTGGCTGATCGGCGCCGATGCCGCCGCCACGCTGGCCGCGCTCGGCGGCATCGTGCTCCTCAGCCGTGGCGTACTCCGCGTGGGCCTGCGGCCGTTGCGCGACATGGCCGCCACCGCGACGGCCGTCGCCGACGGCGACATCGACCAGCGCATCGAGGTCGCCCGGCGCCACTCCGAGGTGGGAGAGGTCGCCACCGCCCTCAACCGGGCGTTCGACGAACGGCAGCGGTCCGAGGAACAGCTGCGGCAGTTCGTGGCCAACGCCTCGCACGAACTGCGCACCCCGCTGACCACGATCCGCGGCTGGGCGCAACTGCATCTGCACGGTCTGGCCCAGGATCCCGAGCTCATCGAGCGGGCGATGACGCGCATCGAGGGCGAGGCGGCCCGGATGCACGCCACGGTCGAAGAGCTGCTGCTGCTCGCCCGGCTCGACCAGGGCCGCCCGCTCGCCGGCGCACCGGTGAACCTCGGCACGCTCGTCGAGGACGCCGTCGGCGATGCCCGGGTCCGCGACCCCGGCAAGCCGGTCGCCGTCGAGGTGGCGGGCGAGGTCTTCGCCTGCGGCGACGAGGACCGGCTCCGGCAGGTCCTGCAGAACCTCCTGGGCAACGCGCTGCGCTACACCCCGCCGGGCACGCCGATAGCGGTGGGCGCGCGTGCGCTGCCCGGCGACACGGTGGAGCTGACGGTCCGCGACCAGGGCCCCGGTATGCCCCCCGAGACCGCCGAGCGCATCTTCGAACGCTTCTACCGCGGCGAGGAGTCCCGCGACCCGGCCGCCGGCGGCACGGGCCTGGGCCTGAGCATCGTCAAGTCGATCGCCGAGGCACACGGCGGCACGGTCACGGTCCGCACCGCACCGGGCAAGGGCAGCACCTTCACCGTCACGCTGCCTGCGCCACGGTGA
- a CDS encoding TetR/AcrR family transcriptional regulator — protein MTPERKRLTREESRQQTRGRLLDAAAELFTERGVNGTSVEQIAERAGYTRGAFYGNFEDKNALVAELLQHRTRRELDEVGALTQGAASFADALDKLRAWNRDRAGHLPAWLALRMELVLHAMRNEELRPLLAERELLARDAHAAGLERAFAARGVESPADPAFLALIVHALEDGLLIQRLLAPAGIPDDVVVDAFDLLLRSWTALAQHPGGEGGDGQDPAGKGGDGQDPGSGRG, from the coding sequence GTGACACCCGAACGCAAGCGACTGACCCGCGAAGAGAGCCGGCAGCAGACCCGCGGCCGTCTGCTGGACGCCGCCGCCGAGCTGTTCACCGAACGCGGTGTCAACGGCACCTCCGTCGAGCAGATCGCCGAGCGCGCCGGCTACACCCGCGGCGCCTTCTACGGGAACTTCGAGGACAAGAACGCCCTCGTCGCCGAGCTGCTGCAGCACCGCACCCGCCGCGAACTGGACGAAGTCGGCGCCCTCACCCAGGGCGCCGCCTCCTTCGCCGATGCCCTCGACAAGCTCCGGGCCTGGAACCGCGACCGCGCCGGGCACCTGCCCGCATGGCTCGCCCTGCGTATGGAGCTCGTCCTGCACGCGATGCGGAACGAGGAACTGCGGCCGCTGCTCGCCGAACGTGAACTCCTCGCCCGCGACGCCCATGCCGCCGGCCTGGAGCGGGCGTTCGCCGCCCGCGGGGTCGAGTCGCCGGCGGACCCCGCGTTCCTCGCCCTGATCGTCCACGCCTTGGAGGACGGTCTGCTCATCCAGCGACTGCTGGCCCCCGCCGGCATCCCGGACGACGTCGTCGTCGACGCCTTCGACCTGCTCCTGCGCTCCTGGACCGCGTTGGCGCAGCATCCGGGCGGGGAGGGCGGCGACGGCCAGGATCCGGCGGGGAAGGGCGGCGACGGCCAGGATCCGGGGTCAGGACGGGGCTGA
- a CDS encoding amidase encodes MGTTTELWALEASELAGLVARGEVSAAEAVEAHLERIVAVNPQVNAVTRLLEDSALQAARETDRRRAAGERLGPLAGVPFTVKENIHVAGSATTHGVPHFRDWVAPSDAPPVRRLRAAGAIPVGRTNMPDLALAGVHTVSQLFGDTVNPWDPQRSPGGTSGGDAVAVATGMAPLGLGNDSGGSVRNPATFNGVAALKPSYGRFPADHRMSDHEPVLGHQLFPVDGPLARSVADLRAAYEVLAGTDWQDPRAVPAPLYGPRPDAPLRVGVVTDPGGHGDVHPDVRAAIEKAAAALEDAGHPVEEVEVPRLQDALDGYGALLRAEFSLAWPMLRRLLTDDSARHIEMDIQRHPAVGLEEYLRQTGVRLGVQRAWARFFEDFPLLLGPVSTQPAPEPVIPRTPEERDAMMSPIRLLTATTYVGVPAVAVPTGLAAGLPQGVQVVAGMYREDRCLDAAQRIEERLGVLTPLEPRAHRTDEGHRAD; translated from the coding sequence ATGGGCACGACCACGGAACTGTGGGCGCTGGAGGCGTCGGAGCTGGCGGGGCTGGTGGCCCGGGGAGAGGTGTCGGCGGCGGAGGCCGTAGAAGCGCACCTGGAGCGGATCGTCGCGGTGAACCCGCAGGTGAACGCGGTGACCCGGCTGCTGGAGGACAGCGCCCTGCAGGCGGCGCGGGAGACCGACCGGCGCCGGGCCGCCGGGGAACGGCTGGGCCCGCTGGCCGGGGTGCCGTTCACGGTGAAGGAGAACATCCACGTCGCCGGTTCGGCGACCACGCACGGCGTCCCGCACTTCCGCGACTGGGTGGCGCCGTCGGACGCTCCCCCGGTGCGGCGGCTGCGCGCGGCCGGGGCGATTCCGGTCGGCCGCACCAACATGCCCGACCTGGCGCTCGCCGGAGTGCACACGGTCAGCCAGCTCTTCGGGGACACCGTCAACCCGTGGGACCCGCAGCGCTCTCCCGGCGGCACCAGCGGCGGCGACGCGGTCGCGGTGGCCACCGGCATGGCACCGCTGGGCCTGGGCAACGACTCCGGCGGGTCTGTCCGCAACCCGGCGACGTTCAACGGCGTCGCGGCGCTGAAACCGAGCTACGGACGGTTCCCGGCCGACCACCGGATGAGCGATCATGAGCCGGTCCTGGGCCACCAGCTCTTCCCCGTAGACGGGCCGCTGGCCCGGTCGGTGGCGGACCTGCGAGCGGCATACGAGGTGCTGGCGGGCACGGACTGGCAGGACCCGCGGGCGGTCCCGGCACCGCTGTACGGACCGCGGCCGGACGCGCCGCTGCGGGTCGGCGTGGTGACCGACCCCGGCGGCCACGGCGACGTCCACCCGGACGTGCGCGCGGCGATCGAGAAGGCGGCCGCCGCCCTGGAGGACGCCGGGCACCCGGTCGAGGAGGTCGAGGTGCCACGCCTGCAGGACGCCCTCGACGGCTACGGCGCGCTCCTGCGGGCCGAGTTCAGCCTGGCCTGGCCCATGCTCAGGCGACTGCTCACCGACGACAGCGCCCGCCATATCGAGATGGACATCCAGCGTCACCCGGCCGTCGGCCTGGAGGAGTACCTGCGGCAGACCGGGGTGCGCCTCGGCGTACAGCGCGCGTGGGCCCGCTTCTTCGAGGACTTCCCGCTGCTGCTCGGACCGGTGTCCACGCAGCCGGCACCGGAGCCGGTGATACCGCGGACCCCGGAGGAGCGCGACGCGATGATGTCGCCGATACGCCTGCTGACCGCGACCACGTACGTGGGGGTGCCGGCCGTGGCCGTACCCACCGGTCTCGCGGCCGGCCTGCCGCAGGGCGTCCAGGTCGTGGCGGGGATGTACCGCGAGGACCGGTGCCTGGACGCGGCACAGCGGATCGAGGAGCGCCTGGGCGTACTCACGCCGCTGGAGCCGCGCGCCCACCGGACCGACGAGGGCCATCGGGCCGACTGA